The proteins below come from a single Eucalyptus grandis isolate ANBG69807.140 chromosome 3, ASM1654582v1, whole genome shotgun sequence genomic window:
- the LOC104436828 gene encoding repetitive proline-rich cell wall protein 1 → MDSSKIHALSLILMLCLSSAAPILGCGSCGKPAPKPKKPGHKHHPKRPIVVVPPIVKPPVTLPPIVKPPVTLPPIVKPPVTLPPIVKPPVTLPPLPLPPIVKPPVTLPPILKPPVTLPPLPLPPIVKPPVTLPPLPPLPLPPLPHLPLPPLPPLPLPPLPLCPSHRSHLCPSHRSSSPQLANPARPRRQRAQSTRSSWGLVWTC, encoded by the exons ATGGATTCCTCCAAGATCCATGCCCTCTCCCTCATCCTCATGCTCTGCCTCTCCTCAGCCGCCCCCATCCTCGGCTGCGGCTCGTGCGGCAAGCCCGCCCCGAAGCCCAAGAAGCCTGGCCACAAGCACCACCCCAAGAGGCCCATTGTTGTTGTCCCGCCCATCGTCAAGCCACCCGTCACATTGCCACCCATCGTCAAGCCACCCGTGACCCTCCCACCAATCGTCAAGCCGCCAGTCACATTGCCGCCGATCGTCAAGCCGCCAGTCACCCTCCCACCTCTGCCCCTCCCACCGATCGTCAAGCCGCCAGTCACATTGCCGCCGATCCTCAAGCCGCCAGTCACCCTCCCACCTCTGCCCCTCCCACCGATCGTCAAGCCGCCAGTCAC CCTCCCACCGCTCCCACCTCTGCCCCTCCCACCGCTGCCACATCTGCCCCTCCCACCGCTCCCACCTCTGCCCCTCCCACCGCTGCCCCTCTGCCCCTCCCACCGCTCCCACCTCTGCCCCTCCCACCGGTCGTCAAGCCCCCAGTTGGCAAACCCTGCCCGCCCACGTCGGCAACGTGCCCAATCGACACGCTCAAGTTGGGGGCTTGTGTGGACTTGCTAG